The Balearica regulorum gibbericeps isolate bBalReg1 chromosome 30, bBalReg1.pri, whole genome shotgun sequence genome includes a window with the following:
- the YJU2B gene encoding LOW QUALITY PROTEIN: putative splicing factor YJU2B (The sequence of the model RefSeq protein was modified relative to this genomic sequence to represent the inferred CDS: deleted 4 bases in 3 codons), with protein MPYNIWCDGCKNHIGMGVRYNAEKKKVGTYYTTPIYRFRRKCHLCVNYIEMQTDPAGCDYVIVSGARRKEERWDMRDNEQVLPTGDWEEKEKLETDAMFRLEHGVADRGDAAASRPTLASLQEAQNAWKDDFALNSRLRRRFREEKKTLREEEEEAAALQAKAGLSIPLVREAEEDRRLAALLKYHSPDSYEEKQRMKRTEISSRSWFPPAVGGGRAGEALRKLGLGGRALWGRGGTPATPTGLGIVRRRSGEGPEGPAEPGGPEQGETAPHSPPAAPSEPQGGGDPGTAPHADPPAPLAASLVADYSDSSSEAESA; from the exons ATGCCGTATAACATCTGGTGCGACGGCTGCAAGAACCACATCGGGATGG GCGTCCGCTACAACGcg gagaagaagaaagtcGGCACCTACTACACGACGCCGATCTATAG GTTTCGGAGGAAATGTCACCTCTGCGTCAACTACATCGAGATGCAGACGGACCCGGCGGGCTGCGACTACGTCATCGTCAGCGGGGCTCGGCGCAAAGAG GAACGCTGGGACATGCGGGATAACGAGCAGGTCCTGCCCACCGGTGA ctgggaggagaaggagaagctgGAGACGGACGCCATGTTCCGGCTGGAGCACGGCGTGGCCGACCGGGGCGACGCTGCAGCGAGCCGTCCCACGCTGGCCAGTCTGCAGGAGGCCCAAAACGCCTGGAAGGACGATTTTGCCCTCAACAGCCGCCTCCGGAGGCGTTTCAGG gaggagaagaagacTTTgcgggaggaagaggaggaggcggcggcgctgcAGGCAAAGGCCGGGCTGAGCATCCCTCTGGTT CGGGAGGCGGAGGAGGACCGGCGGCTGGCCGCGTTGCTCAAGTACCACAGCCCCGACT cctaCGAGGAGAAGCAGAGGATGAAGCGGACAGAGATCTCCAGCCGCTCCTGGTTCCCCCCGGCCGTTGGCGGCGGCAGAGCCGGCGAGGCGCTTCGGAAGCTGGGCCTGGGGGGGCGAGCGctgtggggccgggggggcacCCCCGCCACCCCCACCGGCCTGGGCATCGTCCGGCGCCGCTCCGGAGAGGGACCCGAGGGACCGGCGGAGCCGGGGGGGCCGGAGCAGGGCGAGACcgccccccacagcccccccgcagcccccagcgaGCCGCAGGGGGGGGGTGACCCCGGGACGGCCCCCCACGCAGACCCCCCGGCCCCCCTCGCCGCTTCCCTGGTCGCCGATTATTCGGACTCGAGCTCCGAGGCGGAGAGCGCCTGA
- the MRI1 gene encoding methylthioribose-1-phosphate isomerase: MSLEAIRYRRGSLAILNQLLLPEQLRYEPVASVERAWEAIRAMEVRGAPAIALVGCLSLAVELAAGAGPTGDAAELETFVGERLRFVVTARPTAVNLGREAQRLRDFVRRRVQSPDVTRAGAAGEVLPHSIIEHIEGLLEKDRGDNRSIGAHGARHILQRVPEGGVTLLTHCNTGTLATAGYGTALGIVRALHGQGRLARVFCTETRPYNQGGRL; encoded by the exons ATGAGCCTGGAGGCCATCCGGTACCGCCGCGGGTCCCTCGCCATCCTCAACCAGCTCCTGCTGCCGGAGCAGCTCCGCTATGAGCCCGTGGCCAGCGTGGAACGCGCCTGGGAGGCCATCCGCGCCATGGAg GTACGGGGAGCCCCGGCCATCGCCCTGGTGGGGTGCCTGAGCCTGGCGGTGGAGCTGGCGGCCGGCGCGGGGCCGACGGGGGACGCGGCGGAGCTGGAGACCTTCGTGGGCGAGCGGCTGCGGTTCGTGGTGACGGCGAGGCCGACCGCGGTCAACCTGGGCCGCGAGGCCCAACGCCTGCGTGACTTCGTGCGCCGGAGGGTCCAGAGCCCTGACGTCACCCGCGCAGGGGCTGCGGGAGAG GTTCTCCCCCACAGCATCATCGAGCACATCGAGGGGCTGCTGGAGAAGGACCGGGGGGACAACCGCAGCATCGGGGCGCACGGGGCCCGGCACATCCTCCAGCGCGTCCCCGAGGGCGGCGTCACCCTCCTCACCCACTGCAACACCGGCACGCTGGCCACCGCCGGCTACGGCACCGCGCTGG GCATCGTGCGGGCGCTGCACGGGCAGGGCCGGTTGGCGCGGGTGTTCTGCACCGAAACCCGGCCCTACAACCAGGGCGGCCGGCTG